Genomic window (Desulforapulum autotrophicum HRM2):
TTTTTCGGCATTGTCTCCAGTGTCGCCGGCAGGGGCCTCTCCACCGGCCGGGACCTCTACGCCGGCCGGGGCCTCTCCGCCGGCCGGTGAGGTTTCAGGAAATGACCCTGAAGTCTCCTCTACCAAAGACGGTGGATTGCGTTGACGGCCCTTGTGAAAACAATAATGCAGAACACCCAGAAGAGTTACTGACACCCAGAACATGATACCTCCTTGGATACTGGTAAATTCATGTACCCTGATGAATATGATTGTTGGTCATCCGGCAGCCCCCAGGTAACTTGACAGGGTTACCAGGGCATAAATGGTCAACAGGATTATGCTGAACGTTTTTTTGAATACACTGCCGGACAGGTAAACCCCCATGCCAAAAATGATCAAGGTTCCGATCATGGCAGGAAATAAAACTGTAAAAAAATGAACCGGCGCTGCCAGTCCCTGGCGGGTCACACTGGCCGCTGCGCCGGCAACAAAAAGGACATTCAGGATATTGGCGCCGATAATGTTACCCAGGGCCAGTTCACCAAAACCTTTCCTGACAGCGGCTATGGATGTGACCAGTTCAGGAAGGGAGGTACCCAAGGCAACCAGGGTGGCCGAGATAACCCCTTCGGGAATGTGCAGAACCATGGCCACTTTTGCCACCATGGGGATCAGAAAATGGGCCGCAGTAACGACCAGTCCCGACCCAAGCATGATCTTGCCTAGAATCACAGCAACATGGGTCCCATCGCTCCCGGTATCTTCCTCAACCCCATTATCGGAAGTTTTCTCCCTGAGCCAGTGCAGGGAAGCCCACAGGTAAACACCCAGAAGAAAAAGAAACACAATGCCCATGCCCTGGGGCAGGTGTCCGCCGGTTTTAAGAAAATTACCAGGGACAAAAAACGGAATACACGAGACCACCAAAAGGACTCCGGCAAAAAGCTGAACCCAACCCTGCATCTTGATCCAATTGCTTTTCAGGGATATGGGGGAACACAGGGTGATCAGACCGAGGATCAATCCTGTGTCGCAAATAATGGACCCCACGGCATTGCCCAGGGCAATTTCAGGATTGCCGCCCATTGCTGCAAACACGGAAACCGACACCTCCGGGAGGGTCGTTCCGACACTGACAATGGTGAGACCGATCAATACCCTGGGAATCTTCAGCCTTGCTGAAAGGGTTATCGCCTCGTTGACGAGCAGGTCAGCACCTTTGCCAAGGAAATAAATCAAGGCCGCAATGGTCATAAACAGAACCGGAACGCCGGCGGATGACAGGTACCCCATAAAAAATGCGTCCATTGCCTCCCCCCCTTAATTGCAAAATGTTTTAAACCGGACTTCCATTTCGTCCAAGGTCAGGTTGCTGATATCGTCCATGGTGGTTTGGGTGTCGGTTTCTTGGGATTCTCCGTTGTCTGACGGCTTCCCATGGCTTGGGAGGGGCCTCTGTCGAACGGCCTTGGTCACTTCGTTTGCAATCAGTGGCAGGGTGGAAGCCGCGCCGATCACCAGGCCGTCCATGGGGGTAATGGCTGACAGCCCCAGAAGGCCGCGCAGGGGCGGAAGGGCCAGGGTCAGGGCCTGGGCAGCCAGGGAAAAAACCATGGCCCAGGTCAGAGGTCTGTTTCGGGGCAGCTTTTTACGGGTCAGGATACCGGTGGTTTCAGACCGGCAGGTGATTGCGTGGAGCAGCTGACCAATGGCCAGGCTCTGAAAGGCCAACCCTCCGGCTTGTGCAACTGACCCGTGCCGGGAGATCCCATAGAGCAGGGTTCCCAGTGCGCCGCCAGTGATGGCCGATGACTCCAGGAACATGGTCCTGAAATCCCGGCTGCTGAACAGGGGGTCTGCAGGGTTTCTGGGTTCAAGCTCCATGACGTCGACTTCAGGTTTTTCCAGGGACAGGGCCAAGCCCGGCAGGATGTCGGAAATCATGTTGATCCACAACAGCTGCATTACGTTCAGGGGCGATCCCAGGCCCAGGGCAATGGTCGTGGCCATGAGCTGGATCTCACTGATGTTGGTGGCCAGGGAGTAGTGAACTGATTTTCGGATGTTCTGATAAATGCACCGGCCGTCTGCCAGGGATGCGGCCAGGAGTTCCAGATTGTCCTGGGTCAGGACCACGTCTGCAACGTCCCTTGCCAGGTCTGTTCCAGATCCTCCCATGGCGATGCCGATATCGGCCGCCTTCAGGGCAGGGCCATCATTAACGCCGTCCCCGGTCATGGCCACGGTCTGCCCTGAGGCCTGGATGGCCCGGACAATCTTGAGCTTGTGGGACGGGGTGACCCGGGAATAGACATGAACGTTTTTGGCCCTCTTGACCAGTTCTTCACCGTCCAGGTTGATCAGGTCTGCGGCATCCAGTATCTCCAGGGGCAATCCACCTGAAAGGTTCAGCTGGGATGCAATGGCCCGGGCGCTGATCTCCTGGTCTCCGGTAATCATGACCGTTCTGACCCCTGCCCTGTGAAACTCGGCAATGAGTTCCTTGATGCCTTCCCTGGGAGGGTCTGTCATCCCGATAAGGCCCAGCCAGGTCATCCGGACTTCCAGGTTTTCCACCTCTCCGGTGTCCACGGTTC
Coding sequences:
- a CDS encoding sodium:calcium antiporter; the protein is MDAFFMGYLSSAGVPVLFMTIAALIYFLGKGADLLVNEAITLSARLKIPRVLIGLTIVSVGTTLPEVSVSVFAAMGGNPEIALGNAVGSIICDTGLILGLITLCSPISLKSNWIKMQGWVQLFAGVLLVVSCIPFFVPGNFLKTGGHLPQGMGIVFLFLLGVYLWASLHWLREKTSDNGVEEDTGSDGTHVAVILGKIMLGSGLVVTAAHFLIPMVAKVAMVLHIPEGVISATLVALGTSLPELVTSIAAVRKGFGELALGNIIGANILNVLFVAGAAASVTRQGLAAPVHFFTVLFPAMIGTLIIFGMGVYLSGSVFKKTFSIILLTIYALVTLSSYLGAAG